Genomic window (Granulicella arctica):
GCTCACCCGACACTTCGGGTGCGACGTGTCATCCGAGAGGGGGGGACCGGGGTGGAATGCCATGAAGTTCATCGAACTGTTTAGTCCCTTTGATCGTTCCTTCTGCCATGTGGTTTCGAGGCCTGCCAGGCTGCGTTGGCCCACAGGCGCTCTCGCCCTGCGTATCGGATGCAGAATTGAGCTATATCGTCTGTAACAGCATCGTCGATTTGTGAGTCGTAGCAGAGTGCAGCGCGGCGTTTGCGCGACACAGCGTCGCGAACCTCACATGGATCGGCAACGAAGACGGGCGTCAGACCAGCGACACAGGAGTCGGCAGCGGTTTCGATGAGGTCGGCAGCTCCGGGCCGTGCGGCGTAGGGCAGGTCTTCGTAGAAGGCGCATGGCTGGGACATGAGGCCTACCTCTGCGAGTGCAGCGTCTCGTGCGGTGGCGTGGTCTACATGATTGCCGAGGGCAAGCGGCAGCACAAACGCATCTGCCTTTGTGCCGCTGAAGACGGTGTGCAACTTCGCGAACGCCTTGTCCGTTGGGCGCACTGGCAACGTACATACTTCGTCGAGCGCGCAACGCAGGCGCAATGGAGCGTCCTTGAGGTTCACATCATGCATTCGCAGGCGGGGGCCGAGTTGCCGCTGCCAGGAATGGTCCTCGCGGGCTCGCAGCGCGGTGACGTAGGAGAGGCGATCGTTCGGGTGGAGCGAGTCGCTGTCAGAGAAAGGCGCGTACTCACTACGGGTAAAGCAGTTAATGACTTCGACACTATGTCCTTCGGCAATCCACGCAATGATCGCTAATGTCAGCGAAAATGCTGCGTCATCCCGATGGGGTGACACGACAACAATCTTCACGATGACCTCTTTCCAAGATCGTTCCCTATCTGCTCTTGCGCACGTTCATGTTGGGTGCCTCCCGCAGATTACATTGTTCCGCGTGAAATTTGGACCGGAGCAAAGAAGGATGGAACTCGGTTGCCTGCAGTATCCAACTCCGAAGCAGCCTTTCCCGTCCTAGACTGCTAGGCGCTACATCCCTAGTCTAGAACGCCGCACGTTGAGCGCTGAACGACATCTCTGAACAGAGGCCACTCTTGGAAAGCTCTTCGTCACTGCCATCGAAAGCGGCATCAACTGTACCTTCCAGCACGTACGAAAACCAGCCCGATTTGCTTTGTTTCAGCCATTTGCGGTGGCATTTCGTCACACAACGACCCCAACACCTGCTCTCACGCGCATCGCACGATCGACGTGTTTTTTATTGGGAAGAGCCTATCTGGCATGCGACAGGCGAACTTCCATCGCGCCCTAATGGCGAGTTGGGAATGAGCCTTGAGGTGATGCAGGTGGGTCTGTCGCTATGGGTTATCCGCCCGCATATTACCTGGGGCATCGAATTTGAGGTTGGGCAACGCGCCCTGCTTGCTGAACTGCTTGAGCAGTTCGCGATTCGGCATTACGTTTGCTGGTATTACACGCCAATGGCGCTCGGCTTCTCGAACCATCTGAAGCCCGAGGCGACTGTTTACGACTGCATGGATGAGCTATCTGGATTCTTAAATCCCCCCCCTATGCTGGGTGTTCGCGAGCAACAACTCTTTGCGGCTGCGGACGTTGTTTTTACGGGTGGGATCAGTCTCTTTGAAGCGAAGCAGAAGCAGCATCATAATGTGCATGCGTTTCCTAGTTCAATAGAGATTGAACATTTTGCGCAGGCCAAGAGCGAGCAGATCGCGCTACCAGCAGATCAGAAGGATATTGCTCATCCGCGTGCCGGATTTTACGGCGTCATCGATGAGCGGTTCGATGTCGCTCTGCTAGCCGAGATCGCCTTGATGCGGCCGCATATCCATTTCATCATGCTTGGTCCGGTTGTGAAGATTGATCCGGCTGCTCTACCGGAGGCGGCCAACATCCATTATCTCGGCAGTAAGAGCTATGGCGAACTACCGGGCTACCTTGCAGGTTGGGACGCGGCGTTGATGCCGTTTGCGTTGAACGACGCGACGAGGTTTATCTCGCCAACGAAAACACCGGAGTACCTCGCTGCTGGTAAGACGGTAGTTTCGACACCTATCCGCGATGTTGTTCGCGGCTATGGTGATGCCGGACTTGTGGCCATCGCGGACAGTGCGGAGAAGTTCGTGACGGCTCTTGATCTTGCGCTCGAACCTCAAACGGAAAGTTGGCATAAAGCTGTGGTGCAAAAGCTGGGTGAGAGTTCGTGGGATAGTACGTGGGCCGCGATGCGGGATGAGATCGATCGAGTTAGAAGTAAGTCGGTACCTTTACTCCCGTCGACTTATGAGCGAGATATAGCGAAAGATCATCAATCTGAGCTGAGTGCATCGCACGCGCTCACTCCCGTCCTGGCCACGCTGCGAATCGATGGGCTAAACTCTCGAGCGGAATTGTATGCTAGCTCGCGGACCCATCGACATAAACAACAGTATGACTACCTAGTTGTAGGTGCAGGATTTGCGGGCAGTGTGCTTGCAGAGCGCATAGCGTCTCAGCTTGGCAAGCGTGTCCTGATCGTCGATAAGCGAGATCACATCGGCGGAAACGCATACGACTTTAAGAATGCTGACGGCATCCTTGTGCATCAGTATGGGCCACATATTTTTCACACGAACAGTGATGCCGTCGTTTCTTACCTGTCGCAATTTACGTCGTGGCGACCTTATGAGCACCGAGTGCTGGCTAGTGTTGATGGTCACCTTGTACCGGTGCCCATCAATCTGGACACGATCAATACGCTCTATGGGCTTAGTCTAGACGCCGCCGGGATGCAGGCGTTTTTGGACGAACGTGTCGTCGCGTCCCCGTTTATACAGACTTCAGAGCAGATAGTAATGAGTCGCGTGGGCCGGGAGCTTTATGAAAAGTTCTTCCGGAACTACACACGCAAACAGTGGGGGCTTGATCCCTCGCAGCTTGATGCGAGTGTTGCCGGGCGAATTCCTGTTCGTCTCGATCGTGATGACCGCTATTTTACCGACACCTTTCAAGCGATGCCGCTGAAGGGCTACACGCGGATGTTCGAGCGCATGCTGGATCATTCCAAGATCACGATTCGGACTGGCACCTCGTATGAGGAGGCGCTGCGGCTATGCCCTGACGCGAAGGTGATCTACACCGGGCCAATCGATGAGTACTTCGGCTTCCGCTATGGGCCTCTGCCGTATCGGTCGCTCGAGTTCAAACATGAGACCCATGATGTTGAGATTTATCAGGCGGCTCCGGTGGTCAACTATCCCAACGAACACAAATACACGCGGGTGACCGAATTCAAGTACCTCACGGGACAGCAGCACAAGAAGACAAGCATCGTTTACGAGTATCCGCAGTCGATGGGCGATCCTTACTATCCCATTCCGCGGCCGGAGAACGCGTTGCTATATGCGAGATATCGTGAACTTGCTGAGCAGGATGGGAATGTCCATTTTTGTGGACGGCTTGCAAACTATAAGTATCTCAACATGGATCAGGTCGTGGCACAGGCACTCGCAACCTATCGCAGGATCGCGAAGCAGGAGAGTGTAGCGTTTGCTCCCCTTGAGGCTGCGAGCAATCTTACAGCTGCGGGTGAGCTTGAGGCTATCGCTCAGTCGGTTTAGAGCTGAGCTTGAATATGCAATACCAATGGGCAAGGTGACCTATCCAGACTATGGAGTTGGCAGCTTGCCCATTTAGTTCACTATGAGTACCTTTATCCTGATTAGCCTTGCAATCGTTTGAATGCACGAGAGGTTTGACATGGATAAGCGGGACTTTCTGAAGACGACTGGAGCCTTGGTGGCCGGAAGCATACTTTCAAGAATTGCACCGGGACAGGCGGGAACCAGTGCGCGGACCAACTGGGCCGGCAATCTGACCTACAGCACGGATCATCTCGATCTCCCGAATAATGTGGAGGACGTGCGGCGCGCCATTGAGAGCCATCCGCACTTGAAGGCGCTGGGAGCACGGCACTCCTTCAACAATATTGCGGACAGCACGGAAGACCAGATATCTCTTAGGCATTTTGACCAGATTGAACTGGACGCTGCAGCACGGACGGTGACGGTAGGCGCTGGCGTAACCTACGGGCAGCTTGCGCCTTATATCGATAGCCGCGGCTTTGCTGTGCACAATCTTGCTTCATTGCCACATATCTC
Coding sequences:
- a CDS encoding PIG-L deacetylase family protein, which gives rise to MKIVVVSPHRDDAAFSLTLAIIAWIAEGHSVEVINCFTRSEYAPFSDSDSLHPNDRLSYVTALRAREDHSWQRQLGPRLRMHDVNLKDAPLRLRCALDEVCTLPVRPTDKAFAKLHTVFSGTKADAFVLPLALGNHVDHATARDAALAEVGLMSQPCAFYEDLPYAARPGAADLIETAADSCVAGLTPVFVADPCEVRDAVSRKRRAALCYDSQIDDAVTDDIAQFCIRYAGRERLWANAAWQASKPHGRRNDQRD
- the glf gene encoding UDP-galactopyranose mutase, whose product is MSLEVMQVGLSLWVIRPHITWGIEFEVGQRALLAELLEQFAIRHYVCWYYTPMALGFSNHLKPEATVYDCMDELSGFLNPPPMLGVREQQLFAAADVVFTGGISLFEAKQKQHHNVHAFPSSIEIEHFAQAKSEQIALPADQKDIAHPRAGFYGVIDERFDVALLAEIALMRPHIHFIMLGPVVKIDPAALPEAANIHYLGSKSYGELPGYLAGWDAALMPFALNDATRFISPTKTPEYLAAGKTVVSTPIRDVVRGYGDAGLVAIADSAEKFVTALDLALEPQTESWHKAVVQKLGESSWDSTWAAMRDEIDRVRSKSVPLLPSTYERDIAKDHQSELSASHALTPVLATLRIDGLNSRAELYASSRTHRHKQQYDYLVVGAGFAGSVLAERIASQLGKRVLIVDKRDHIGGNAYDFKNADGILVHQYGPHIFHTNSDAVVSYLSQFTSWRPYEHRVLASVDGHLVPVPINLDTINTLYGLSLDAAGMQAFLDERVVASPFIQTSEQIVMSRVGRELYEKFFRNYTRKQWGLDPSQLDASVAGRIPVRLDRDDRYFTDTFQAMPLKGYTRMFERMLDHSKITIRTGTSYEEALRLCPDAKVIYTGPIDEYFGFRYGPLPYRSLEFKHETHDVEIYQAAPVVNYPNEHKYTRVTEFKYLTGQQHKKTSIVYEYPQSMGDPYYPIPRPENALLYARYRELAEQDGNVHFCGRLANYKYLNMDQVVAQALATYRRIAKQESVAFAPLEAASNLTAAGELEAIAQSV